cagccacaggaaaacactgcagcaattacaagacagagactgaagcactcattaaggtcgtctcaatgattgaagactcggcactgaagaaagctcctcagtcgtctttctcacaggtACACtctctgtcatggaagctctgacaataaagctccgcagctagccaggagaatgcagagcccgAGTATAACCTACAAAGTAGCATTTCAGTGGATttcatcccattgtggacttgcaggcaatgaagaggcagaccaacaggctaagctaggagctcagaacaaccaacaacacctgtgagctacaagaagaaagtcaccatcatcaaggcactaacgagaccaaggatagaggaagatgcttttcatctccttgatcggtcagAAGTGATGCAGGTCAGGCTTCACTCAGGGAACAGCAATCTGTACAAGAAATACAAACTGGCACCATCACCAACCTGTCtgtgtggtgaggaagatcagactatgGAGCATATACtacagagatgtaaaaggcatgaccaggagcgagctgcaaCTTGGccgatacctcaatccaccagaaactgtatggaggcattgaggatctgcggcaaaccacaagtttcatttaggctactggtctgacagtgtagttgcataCGAAGAAGAAGAAGGTACAGATTGAAAGCATTTGACCTCGAAGTTTCTGAGAAAACATGCagatttttaaccaaaattttttaattaaaacagcataattttgacaaaatgtacgCTAGAGATCTATGTAACTTGTCATCTGAGGAGATCTCATTATACTGAAGACATGTGTAAAGTGCATTTATTTAGGTAGACTTTGAGAAATtcgcttacatgcaaaacttccgCGACAAGGATGCGGCAAAAGGGCGTTTCTTTtgattctgtttgtttgttttgggtttaacaccatttttaaacagtatttcaattatgtaacggcgagcagttaacttaaccagtgttcctgaattctgtaccagtacaaacctgttctctgcaagtaactgccaacttccctacatgaatcagaggtggaagacgaatgatttcagacacaatgtcttttatcaaatcctcacAGAGAACATGCGGCTCATCCAGGGttcaaactcacgaccccatgatccatagatctgcactctccctattgagtggTGTTTCTTTTGAATCTGACAAATTTCTGGATTGATTAACGAGTACAAAAATAACTTCTCTATTATCTGTCAAAGTTATTGATCTGAGTCAAAGGTAGGGGCAAAAATATGCAAGCGGCCCTGCAGCTCATTCAGTAAAGCAGTACAATGGTATTCCTGTGCCCTGCATTAGTCCCAGTCTGGCTCATGCTGAGGtacataattaaaatgaaatatcgtTTGGTCCAAACCTGTAATTTTTTGGATTTTACACATTGAATTTAACACCAAACCTTGCTGTTGCATTTCTATAATAATTCCTAATAACGCAAGAGACATTTCTGTGTACCAGAGAATATAGAGATATTGGGACGTTTAGAAGTGTCTGAAATTTCAGTCTATTCCCTTTAGTGGTTACTgcaataccagcttacatacagaatTAGAGGTCCAtagacacaaggtccataactctggcaccaattcttcatgaattatgcctctttttacttagaatttaaggttaattttgatgcattttcactgtatctctgttattacagagaggatttgattcaaatttgaaatagttgttcaacatcatcactcaccagggttgccacttagttgcgaaaatgaaattccctgacttcactgactaaaccatacttttcactgaccaataccaccaTATTTTTTTGGCCTCCTCTTCCCCTACAGACGTTGAAACCACCCATTTATATTTATTCTGTTTCAGATATAACAAACTTTCATTAACAAATACCAATAATAAATCATATACGAGTGTAAACATTATAATGATGATGTTAGTCAGTGACAATAATTGACTTCACTTGACTGGACTATAtacaattacaccaaaatgtgtttgaaaatacTTATATATACTGCTTGAAGGCTGCTATAGCCAGTGAATATTCTAAACATtgacccagaatttcattttctcctaacttttctaaaatttcattttttactgtcagaccattatcaagatttccctgacaattcaccgaccttgaaaaaaaatcatttttccctgacttttcaaggtaagcGGCAACCCtgctcacatcatatgacaaggaccataactctagcatgagtatttcatgaattatccccccttttaacttagaatttcaggttaaatttttggtacactttcactctcagttattactaaatggatttgattcaaacttaaagtagtaaacatcatcacccgcatcataggACACAAGATGCATCACTCTtgctccaatatttcatgaattatgcccatttttggCTAAGAATTattcttatttaatgttttgatacacttcatctttatctctcttattactaaatacttttgacacagattcaaaattgtccaatatcttcatccacactggagtcattaaacactccagtgacagctccagcttcctcgtatgtgcccagtttcactatccagcatcgaaatagtcaagtgcgctgtctcctgtgacagctcttgtttaaaatccaTTGAAATACATAATTCTACCTAATTGTTGTTTATGGCAATATGCTTTTGGCTACAGGTAATATAAACACTAACCAAAGTAtagttttacaattttaatactgtaaaatTAACAGAAAGACTAACAATACTTGAAATCagatatcaaattttcaaagcatGCTACATAACAAGAACTGTAATTAACAACACAAGATAAAGAGAGATGGAAGTAATAAAAGTTTATTTCTTAAAATCCACTCTAAAAGATATACTATGCCGAtcttttgctaaaatattttatccaTAGAATCCTCATCAATTTTACTTAACTTGGCTACATGCACGTACTTAAACTGACTGTGAACAAAGAGATGCAATCATAATTAACTCTTGTCTACAAACAACTGTTTGTTAAAAAGATAGAAGTTTCGGTAGCGGTATTCATGCGGCAtagtatttttacattttaatacagtgctgtttatacatacaaaaatatttattttatgtttacacagATACTGTTTAAAAACTCAACACATTTAAATATGGATTTGGGTGCAATATACAATGTACACTCtttccaaacaaaaataaatttgtaaaaaggtCATAAAAATAATtggtattttaaaacaaatactataATATTTGAGAAATAGACGAAAAACAAATTATCCACAGAACATAGTCCACACATCAGACTGATTTCAATAATATCATGCAACATTAAGATTAGTAATTTTATGCAATCATGTACTCTTGAAGAACAAAAGAACACATCTGAAAATAAgaacattatttaaaatatattatcctaacacgatccgcagcgattgctatataaacatatagcgaaattgcctatacatgaatctacgataaaatatggttggctgttacatttcacccccctatgattgtaacataagagattctacttcagttccattacatacgaattattttagggccaaacggttgaaaacagcatttcaaaaacataaatataataaaaagtcatactgacttatgtgtaggtccgaaaaacacgttctgatctctacgagcgaattcaattagcttaattaagattcagcggtgacgtcataaatgtatgacataaagtatgtcGTCATAATgatatgacgtcatataaaagttaagctcgtcactcgtaacacggtcaactcgcctaatttgatgattctgttcataattagtttgcgggctgttagattactaatttatgaatacttctcaaaattctgataaaaaagaaacaaatatctatacgttccgttggctatgcaacactttctaaccatagggggtaaattgtaacagcatatgacccgaatgacgtattacgctcaaaatgtagtactgtaaaatgcgaattatttgcgtttgttagaatcgaaataataaatctgttccaataattttatcaattaataaaacatgggcagtcatttggatgcgaataattaaatcactcctgctacgcactcgtgatttaattattacgcatccaaactcctgcccatattttattaactgataaaatataggaacagatttattatttcttaattaaaatgcttttaaaatgatacaacacaaatataaaatataatacagagGAATACCTCCTAACTAGACACCACTGGGACAAGAATAAGTTCATTTTTCCAGTTGGGAGTGGTTATTTTCAATAGAAAGAACCTATCTGACCAAAGGCTACTAACTGAAAATGGTTATGTGACCTGGGAGTGgttattttcaacagaaaaaaaaaaaaaaaaaatccagctgAGAGTAGTTGTTTTCCATAGAATGAGCTTATACCAACCAAAAACTTTGTTCCCAAACTCGACATGACAAGCAAAATTAGTTTGAGCTACTGGTAGTCTAAGCATTggaacaatatacattatatagtaATTTTGCTTGGACCTCACAATGAGTTTGAGTGAAGGGTGGTGTACGAAGTATCCAAGTTCGGGCTaacaaagttcgactgtatatGACCTAAAGTTTATGGTTGAGAGTGATTATTTTGAACAGAAAGACTTTATATATTGAATCTAACCCATGGTTTCCAGCTGAGTGGTTTACTTCAATTGAAGGAACTTGTATCTGACTCAAGGTGTCCTGCTGTGAGTGGTGTATTTCACCTGAAAGACATGTTGAGAGTGGTGTATTTCAACTGAAAGAACTTACTGTTACATCTAACCCAAACAGTTGTGTGGTTATGAATGGATCCAATTTAGAAAGTGTGTTATATTTAAGTAAtgattaaattttcaaacaatcgACTATTCAaaagttaaaacagttttaaagtctATAAGTCACTGGTACTTTCAAACTAAAAGGGAACATAAATAGTGATAGGTTATGCAGAAAGACATTTTTCCCACAGACAccatttaaatgtacttgttttcAGTATTGCTTTTAACTTAAGTCAAATCTTCTAACCTTCTATACAACAACTTCTGAAAAACGGACATTTCTGGTAAGTAGTTCTACTTATGGAAGAAATCAGCAATTTTTCTTAACTATAAACCATCGGATTTTGCTAAACACAGAACTTGAATATGATTATTTTATGAGTAACACCATTTTGAAGGTCCAATGTCCATGGTTTTCTGTATCATTCTTTATCTGATATCATTATGCAAATCCTGAAGGGTGTAAGGAAAGCTTGTTACACTTACCGTAGGCAAACAGCTTTAGTATTTTACTGAGTTGTCAAAGACAATTAGAAAGGTCCATACTACTGTAAAATcgttaatttcatgggcatgaattttcgtggttttggtcaaaatgacaatttcgtggggatatgaattcatgaatttcaactttcgaacataaaatgaatgggaattttacttgttcgttgggattaaatttcatggattcacTCAActatgaaatccacgaaaattagtcccccacgaatattaatgatttcaaagtatacATCAAACTTTCCTTACACCATTCATTTGAgtgttaaaacataaatattaacaTCTCAATAACACAATtcgaaatacataaaaaatatattagtaaatttttttaatatttccttAAAATGAAACGAACACTTGTCATCTGGAGATAAAATcaacatagatatttgaaattcagATATCGAACATAGGTAGGATTCAAACAACTCTGTCCTAGAGAGTAAATCATGGAAGATTTTACATCTGTTGACtgggaaaataaatatataatgatgcAATCTTATATCAAAGCTCGACTTCCATTACTACACTGAAAAATCAGAGTTTCACATGAGATTAATCACCACCATATTCACTGATGGTCCGTCTCCTCATGAAATTGGTATTATTGTTAATAATCATACTGttatgttaaagtttttataaataTTCTATCAAGCAAATCAATGCaaattttagataaaacaaacattagcctcgcaaaaatatctgattttacagcAGTTTTCAGGAAAtttagaataaaatttattttatacaaaataaacattctaaaATCTTTTACTGGCTATAACACAGTAGGTAACTTAAaactacaacaaacaaaaatagtgaACCCATAATGACAATCTGCATTTTCTGTTCAATTACACATCCTCTGTATGCGAGTCCAGCATTCTCTAATTGTTACAACGAAGCAATTTTCTGTCATGACTGGAGGATGCTGAAACAGCATACAAACAATACAATATCGCATGGAAATTGCTGATTGTCAAAAGTGTGACAGAAGCACCCTTGTCCACAGAGTATCACTGAGGTTACAAGGTGGAAAGCATTCAAGTTATTTATGATTATAAAACATTGTGTGTTGAGCTAGGTCAAAAATTGAGCAAATATCATAATAAGAAGAGttctgaaatataaaagaaagtcCCTGAAAAGAACTTTGCCATGGGAATAAAGTCCAAAATTTTGGCCCTGATTTCGgcaatgtttttttaatttaaaatggtcttgaaataaaattttcatcaacATATTTCACAGTTCACAGTAGTCTGATCACTGCAGTGTTCTAGTTTTGCATATATCAAGCGTATCACCAAAGTTTCGTGTGTATGAAATATGCCGATTAACACATGGTGTGTGTATCGTACCTTCCATGTATCAAGTTGCATTTCAAATAATCCATACACTATAAAAACAAGTACCCTATCGAATCCTATTGCATTTTGCATGATCATGGTATAAAAATGATGTACAAACTGAAGCTGTAGTTCAAAATAAACAATGAAGGCAATGAATAATTGTGAAACTTAATACAATTTTGTGAATAACTCATCTAAATTGAAgataaaataagctatttttatGCGAGTTGGCATGTTTCAGCTACGCATTGAGCATCTGTTGTTAACTCCAATGGATATATTCTCATGTATCACGTGCAACCTACTGTTACAAGATATATATGCAACTTTATCAAAAACGACTGAAATTATAGTCTATCTATACTGCATCATTAGTAAATGATACTTTTCAAACACTTGAATCAAATTACAGTATCAATTAATGTATTTCTGCCTCTTAACTTCACATTAGCTTTCAAGTCTTTTCACTTGATTGTTCTTCAGTTGAACCTTCAGTGTTATTTGTATGACTGATTTCCTCTCCATTCTCTTTGTTTCCAttacaaaatggcattttgaGTGCCAGTTTATGCATATTTTGCAACTTTTGCCGGAAACTTTTCTGGTCATCTGCTGTGCAGCCCAATATTTTAGACTGGAATCTTGTGTCTAAGTTTGAACTAAAAGGTTCAGGCAAACAGGCATTGAGATAAGATTCTATAACATCGGAATGTTTTTTCGGATCCTGCTTAAATTTAAGGTGTAAATCGTCAAGGATGCAAGTCACTGATTCATATGCTTCTTCCTGTAACTCATTCCTTGGTGTTGATACAGCAACTTCCACTGTCAAACATCGAAGTATCAGTCTCTCTGTTGTTGATTCAATGTCCTCTCTCTCCACTgaagtaaaacaaaaagaaatcataaaaacCTTTTTAGCTGAAACATACATGTACTTGTCTCCATAAGCCTTCCAATGTAAAATATGTTGACAAGAGGCCTTTTTTCTGAATTTGTGGAAGTGACTTTagctttttcaaaaacaagagagacatgatgaccctggatcgctcacctgagtaattggGCTTacagcctctagagtgttaacaggcttttccttcgatctgaccgggtgaactagtttttgaccctacatgacccagatttgaacatggcATAGAGATCattaagaaaaacattcagacagGGTTCTCACTAGGAGTCCTGGACTCCCTTCCTAGAAGAAGTTGGAGTCGCAGTATGAAAAATTGAAGCCCTATATTTTTGCCAGTCGCTAGATAAAGTCATGGCCTTCTGAAGTGCTTCTTTTTGCTATGGCCATAGTTTATCATTTGCCAAGGCCATAGTTTATCTTACATCTGAGAATGGTCTTAAATATGATAGATTAAAGCCAGATTCCAAAGTGATCAATCAGTAGCTGCACATTTCAGACTGGTCTCAGAGaagttttatcatataaaagatcTTGGGTGGACGAAACCTTGGGTAGATGCTTATCTTAAATTTCTTAATCAGAGACTTTTTTCAGACTGCTGTAAATCTAAATTTcataatacaatttttttttaaatgccatATCGAAACATTTTATAGTCTGAAGAAAGtctcagtaaaaaaaaacaattcaagcTAGACCAGAAAAAACTCTTAATGCCAGCTTCTTTAATTGGTTGTTTCTTGTGTCTAATATGATGAAGTTTAATACAAAATGccttacttttattttcacttttgaaTTTCAGTATATTGTGTTTATTGCTCCCAAGAAACAACTAATTAAAAACTCTTGCTGTATAAAATTCCACCTGAATCTGAGTAAATACGTCGGAATAACCAATACTGGCTTTTATTCAACGGGGAGGTGTGCGCTAAAATTAGACTGATGATGTTAGTTCACTTTTGAAGTTTTCAGTGGTCTTCTGGTTCACAGTACTGTCACTGAGTTTATTCCAATTAATCACTGTTCTTGGAAAGAAAGAGTCTGCGAAAATGTCACTGTTTGCCTGGATTAATTGGAAGCACTTTGTATTATTGTTCACCTGGTTTGCAACCATTTCACTGTATTCATGGTAAAAAGATGAAGGAATCACATTTCAAAACAAAGTCTACTTTATTCAagcgaaaaaaaaacactcattATCATGATCATCAATGCCATCAACTACATGTTATTACAGTTTGCAACATACCTTTTGAACATTGTCATTTTCGGTCACTTTTTCCAAGCCACAGGAATGTCCTGAACCAGGAATCATTCCATACAGTTCTGAtcctttttgatttatttttatcttaGATTAAATTTCGGTTTCACTTTCAATATTTGCACTAGATTCAACACGTTTGCGTTTTAAGCaaagtttttctaattttaactgCAACATAATCATATCAGAATGTCCAAATTTTGcattgatttgaataattttt
The sequence above is a segment of the Mercenaria mercenaria strain notata chromosome 3, MADL_Memer_1, whole genome shotgun sequence genome. Coding sequences within it:
- the LOC123525376 gene encoding BAG family molecular chaperone regulator 2-like, producing MEDNDQNNSDRVMKMLSEIAERVESMRDQAAAIQRERENILELLQDMQDLEFHKDLPEVEREDIESTTERLILRCLTVEVAVSTPRNELQEEAYESVTCILDDLHLKFKQDPKKHSDVIESYLNACLPEPFSSNLDTRFQSKILGCTADDQKSFRQKLQNMHKLALKMPFCNGNKENGEEISHTNNTEGSTEEQSSEKT